The following are encoded together in the Sphingomonas insulae genome:
- the epsC gene encoding serine O-acetyltransferase EpsC, producing MFGRLAAYLDSIRARDPAPHSRAEILLYPGVWALGLHRVAHALYRRRLFFLARLVNHVARAWTAIDIHPGAKIGRNFFIDHGFVVIGETAEIGDDVTIYQCVTLGGTSPDNGVAGKRHPTLADGVIIGSGAQVLGPILVDRRARVGANAVVTRDVPAGAVMVGIPARATMVEGGAAATPSRFVPYGTPCSDMFDPATQKIEIMRCELESMRKRLDALLAEQAPEAERDRA from the coding sequence ATGTTCGGACGGTTGGCCGCCTATCTCGATTCGATCCGGGCGCGCGATCCGGCACCGCATTCGCGTGCCGAAATCCTGCTGTATCCGGGTGTCTGGGCATTGGGCCTGCACCGGGTCGCGCACGCATTGTACCGGCGGCGGCTGTTTTTCCTGGCACGGCTGGTCAATCACGTCGCCCGCGCCTGGACGGCGATCGACATCCATCCCGGCGCGAAGATCGGTCGCAATTTCTTCATCGATCACGGCTTCGTCGTGATCGGCGAGACGGCGGAGATCGGCGACGACGTCACCATCTACCAATGCGTGACGCTGGGCGGGACCAGTCCCGACAATGGTGTTGCGGGCAAGCGCCACCCGACGCTGGCGGATGGCGTCATCATCGGATCGGGCGCGCAGGTGCTGGGACCGATCCTGGTCGACCGCCGTGCGCGCGTCGGTGCGAATGCGGTAGTGACGCGGGACGTGCCGGCGGGTGCGGTGATGGTCGGCATTCCGGCACGCGCGACGATGGTCGAGGGCGGTGCGGCGGCGACGCCGTCGCGCTTCGTTCCCTATGGCACGCCGTGCAGCGATATGTTCGATCCTGCCACACAGAAGATTGAGATCATGCGCTGCGAACTGGAATCGATGCGCAAGCGGCTGGATGCGCTGCTGGCCGAACAGGCGCCCGAAGCGGAGCGTGACCGCGCCTGA
- a CDS encoding DUF2794 domain-containing protein, which yields MGIVTPFPQPGKPSQVGFERLELNRILDLYGRMVAAGHWKDYAMDLGKDAAVFAAFRRAAERPEFRIEKRPALRGKQGMWALFGEQGVVLKRGHELGPVLAPVERRLMKLVD from the coding sequence ATGGGAATCGTCACGCCGTTTCCGCAACCGGGCAAGCCGTCGCAAGTCGGCTTCGAGCGCCTTGAACTGAACCGCATCCTCGACCTGTACGGCCGCATGGTCGCCGCCGGGCATTGGAAGGATTATGCGATGGACCTGGGCAAGGACGCCGCGGTGTTCGCCGCGTTCCGCCGTGCCGCCGAACGACCCGAGTTCCGCATCGAGAAACGCCCGGCATTGCGCGGTAAGCAGGGGATGTGGGCGCTGTTCGGCGAACAGGGCGTGGTGCTGAAGCGGGGCCACGAGCTTGGGCCCGTGCTGGCGCCGGTCGAACGGCGGCTGATGAAGCTGGTGGACTGA